From Toxorhynchites rutilus septentrionalis strain SRP chromosome 2, ASM2978413v1, whole genome shotgun sequence, a single genomic window includes:
- the LOC129765024 gene encoding N-alpha-acetyltransferase 60 isoform X1, translating to MRLYYPIDRYHHNHLGTIKTDDQLKAKSVPLCSVNDVQLRFLCPDDLEEVRTLCQDWFPIDYPLSWYEDITSSTRFFALAAIYNFTIIGLIVAEIKSYSKLNKEDRGILSESMGRDADVGYILSLGVHRKYRQNGIGSLLLDSLINHLTIAERHKVKAIFLHVLTTNQTAILFYERRGFILHSFLPYYYSIRGKCKDGFTYVSYINGGHSPWSLYDYLKHWCSLIVTAGGLCSWMNGRIRSVFRWVYYRTISRFVFTQEN from the exons ATGCGCCT ATATTATCCAATTGACAGATACCACCACAACCACCTTGGAACGATAAAAACCGACGATCAGTTGAAGGCAAAATCTGTTCCCCTTTGCTCGGTAAATGATGTGCAGCTGCGATTTCTCTGCCCGGATGATTTAGAAGAGGTTCGGACACTCTGTCAGGATTGGTTTCCGATTGATTATCCACTGTCCTGGTATGAGGATATCACTTCGAGCACACGCTTTTTCGCCTTGGCGGCGATCTATAATTTTACTATTATTGGGTTAATCGTGGCGGAGATAAAGTCGTACTCGAAGCTGAATAAGGAG GATCGTGGGATACTTTCAGAATCAATGGGACGAGATGCAGATGTAGGCTATATTTTATCACTTGGTGTTCATCGTAAATACCGCCAAAATGGTATCGGTTCTTTACTTCTGGACTCACTAATTAACCACCTCACCATAGCAGAGCGACACAAAGTCAAGGCAATATTTCTCCATGTACTGACTACAAATCAAACGGCTATACTTTTCTATGAACGAAGAGG GTTCATTCTGCATTCGTTCTTACCTTATTACTACTCGATTCGGGGGAAATGTAAAGACGGTTTCACTTATGTGTCATACATTAATGGAGGGCACTCACCGTGGTCGTTATA TGATTATCTGAAGCACTGGTGTTCATTAATCGTAACGGCAGGTGGTCTCTGCTCCTGGATGAACGGGCGTATCAGGAGCGTGTTTCGTTGGGTGTACTATCGAACCATATCCAGGTTTGTTTTTACCCAGGAAAACTGA
- the LOC129765024 gene encoding N-alpha-acetyltransferase 60 isoform X2, translating into MRLYHHNHLGTIKTDDQLKAKSVPLCSVNDVQLRFLCPDDLEEVRTLCQDWFPIDYPLSWYEDITSSTRFFALAAIYNFTIIGLIVAEIKSYSKLNKEDRGILSESMGRDADVGYILSLGVHRKYRQNGIGSLLLDSLINHLTIAERHKVKAIFLHVLTTNQTAILFYERRGFILHSFLPYYYSIRGKCKDGFTYVSYINGGHSPWSLYDYLKHWCSLIVTAGGLCSWMNGRIRSVFRWVYYRTISRFVFTQEN; encoded by the exons ATGCGCCT ATACCACCACAACCACCTTGGAACGATAAAAACCGACGATCAGTTGAAGGCAAAATCTGTTCCCCTTTGCTCGGTAAATGATGTGCAGCTGCGATTTCTCTGCCCGGATGATTTAGAAGAGGTTCGGACACTCTGTCAGGATTGGTTTCCGATTGATTATCCACTGTCCTGGTATGAGGATATCACTTCGAGCACACGCTTTTTCGCCTTGGCGGCGATCTATAATTTTACTATTATTGGGTTAATCGTGGCGGAGATAAAGTCGTACTCGAAGCTGAATAAGGAG GATCGTGGGATACTTTCAGAATCAATGGGACGAGATGCAGATGTAGGCTATATTTTATCACTTGGTGTTCATCGTAAATACCGCCAAAATGGTATCGGTTCTTTACTTCTGGACTCACTAATTAACCACCTCACCATAGCAGAGCGACACAAAGTCAAGGCAATATTTCTCCATGTACTGACTACAAATCAAACGGCTATACTTTTCTATGAACGAAGAGG GTTCATTCTGCATTCGTTCTTACCTTATTACTACTCGATTCGGGGGAAATGTAAAGACGGTTTCACTTATGTGTCATACATTAATGGAGGGCACTCACCGTGGTCGTTATA TGATTATCTGAAGCACTGGTGTTCATTAATCGTAACGGCAGGTGGTCTCTGCTCCTGGATGAACGGGCGTATCAGGAGCGTGTTTCGTTGGGTGTACTATCGAACCATATCCAGGTTTGTTTTTACCCAGGAAAACTGA